ACTCCCGCACCTCATTTATACGTTCCATTTTTTGCTTTACTTTTTCTTCATGTATGATCATATTTTTTGTCTGGAACAACTTTTCCCTTTCTTCAGGGGTCATTGCTATTAATTTATCATAAGCTCGTATATCCATATTTAAGCTTCGGCAAATTTCTGTCTTACATCTTCCTTCTAATGAAAGTTGTTTTATCTTTTCATATTTTTCTTTCAATGTGAGTTTTCTGTTCTCATTCGCCTGTTTTATTGTTTCTACCTCTTTAATTTCCTGACTGACAGATTGTATTGAAACTTGCGGTTTTAATCTCTTTTTTAGATACTCTGTTACATAGGAAGTCAAATTCTTTAGCAAATGAAAACGGTCACTTATTTGTAAAGCTTCCGGGTGTGCACCTGTAATTGCATTATTATAGGTGACAGACCCATCTCTTGATATTATACGAAGATTTGGATATGATTTTAACCACTCACAAACAGTCTCATAATCCCTTGAGTCAATCATATCAAGTATTTGATGCGTAAAAATGTCTACCATAATTGTTCCATAGCTTCTACGCTTTTTAATAGCAAAATCATCAATACAAACAGCTGTTATAGTCTTTTTATCAATTACCGGTGTTTCTTTTTTTTAAAAGATTACAAACTGTACTTTTACCAATATCCACAACATTTTCCTTTAGTATTTTTGATGCTGTAATGGAACTGCAATTTATTGATAGTCGCACAATTTCATCCTCAAGACGGCGGGTTTTCTTCGCTTTATAGGAGATAAAATCAAACCTTTCTGCAAAGGTAGTATGATTACAATCAGAATTATCACAAAAAAATTTTCTGTTACGTATAATAATAAATACCTTATTACCTTGTACTGGAAGGTCCTGAAAGGTTCTGTTATATGTGGAATGTATTCTGGATGATGGCCAGCCACAAAATGGGCATGTTACTTCTTTTCGATTGGAAGTTACTGTTATATAGCATTTGTTGAGGATATCAGGAAAATATGTGGTACAAAACCTATTGTATACAAGGATGATTCTTATGATGCTTATTGTGTTGCAAGGGTATTAAGGGATATGATGGATACATTACAGGATGCAAAACATGAGGATATATACTGGGCAATTCGGCAGTTGGCAAAAAGGCGAGATATGATAGTAAAAAACAATGTTATGAACAAAAACCAATTACATAGCCAGTTGTCTTATAGTTATCCATCCTATAAGAAGTTCTTTGCACAGGTTGATGGCAAAAGTGCACTATGTTTTTGGGAAAACTATCCTTCACCAGAGCATATTTGGAGTACTACACCAGAACAAATTTATAAAACAATAAAAGCAGTACATCAGGCATTGAAGATAGAACGTGTTCATGCAATTATCGATATGATTAAAAAG
The genomic region above belongs to Acetivibrio saccincola and contains:
- a CDS encoding transposase family protein, whose amino-acid sequence is MSIIRIILVYNRFCTTYFPDILNKCYITVTSNRKEVTCPFCGWPSSRIHSTYNRTFQDLPVQGNKVFIIIRNRKFFCDNSDCNHTTFAERFDFISYKAKKTRRLEDEIVRLSINCSSITASKILKENVVDIGKSTVCNLLKKRNTGN